The Filimonas lacunae genomic sequence CACCTTTATTAATACTTATCTAAAGCTGGACGGTACGCCGTTCACTGGCGATGAAGCGTATAAAACCACTCCTTTTGTGGAGGAAGTAAAGAACAGGGATCTGCGTTTGCAGCAAACCATCAGAACCGGAAACTATAAGCGTATCAGCAGTGGTAAAGAAATTGCCGGTCCTCCGGTGTTCTCTTACACCTATACTGGTTACCAGCCTATTAAATGGTGCCTGGATGATATGTACTATGATGGCGGTTCGTTAAACACCAACTCAGTAAGCTTAATGCGTTATGCGGAGATGTTACTGAACTATGCCGAAGCAAAAGCAGAATTGGGTACTTTAACCAGTGACGACTGGAAGGCTACTATTGGCGCATTACGTTCAAGAGCGGGTATCACCGGTGGTTTAACTTCTTTGCCTAACACGGTAGATACTTACCTGCAGAGTAACTACTTTAAAGATATCTCTGATCCGGTGATACTGGAAGTGAGAAGGGAACGTGGTATTGAGTTAACGCTGGAAGGTTTCCGTTTTGCAGATTTAACCAGGTGGAAGCATGGCGAATTACTGTTACAGCCATGGAATGGTATGTATGTGCCTTCGCTGGACACGCCTATGGACTTAAACGGTGATGGTGTAATGGACGCGTATTTTTACACCACCTCCACTGTTCCCGACCAGTACAAAAGTATTGCTGTGAATGTAGCAGCCGATCCGCAGCGTTTAACCAATGGTACTTCCGGCGAAATATTGTGGTTGAATAACATCGCGCGCGAATGGTTTGATTATAAATACCTGAACCCGATTCCGTATTCAGATTTGCAATTGAACCCGCGTTTAGGACAAAACACCGGCTGGGTTGACTAATCATTTATAAATAAGTGTGATGAAAAAGAATGTATTAACAGCGCTGGCTTTATTACTGGGATGCGGTGCTTTTGCACAGTCCCGTATTAAGCACGTGGTATTGATAACCGTAGATGGCTTTCGACCGGATTTTTACCAGCAAGCCAAGTGGGAAGCGCCTAACCTGAAACAACTGGTGAAGGAAGGCGTGCAGGCCAATGGAGTAAACAGTGTGTTTCCTTCTATGACCTATCCTTCGCACACAGCCATTGTAACGGGTGTGCAGCCCATTACACACGGTATTTATTATAACGACCGTTTTGATCCTACGGGCAAAGGCAGCGTAGGTAACTACTGGCAAGACTCTTCTATTCATGTGCCCACTTTATGGAGTGTGCTGCATGGCAAGGGAATGAAAGTAGCTTCTTTATATTGGCCTGTTTCGGCAGGTGCGCCAGTGGATTATAATATACCTGACATTGGCGGCAGGGGCGTTGCTGTACGTGATGAAAACTCCATACCTGTGAATTTTGCGCAGGAAATGCATCAAACCCTGGCCGGTAAAGGTCATAGTGGTGATGTACATACTGCTGATATTGCGGCTTACCTGATTGAGAAGGAAGCACCTGCTTTAATTACCATGCACCTGTTTGCGGTGGATCATGCCGAGCATGTAACCGGTAGAGAAGGAGAAATGGTACACGAAGCTATTGCAGAAGCGGATGAAGCGGTAGGCATAGTAAAAGCAGCCCTGCAAAAAAAGGGGATATGGGATAGCACGCTGTTGATTGTAACTGGCGATCATGGTTTTGTAGATGTACACACTACGTTTAACCCTAACAACTGTTTGCAACAGGCGGGCCTGTTGAACAACAGGGAAAAGGGCGACTGGAAAGCACAGTTTAATTATTCCGGTGGTTCGGCCTGGTTATACTTAAAAGATGCCAATGATAAGGCCAGCCTGGCTGCTGCTACCAAAGCACTGAAGGCTTTGCCTGATAGTGTGCAGCGTTATTTTCGCATCATTGACCGTAAGCAACTGGATAAAATAGGTGCTAACCCGCAGGTGGTGCTGGCTTTAACGGCCGAGAATAATGCAGCCTTTGGCGGCAAGCCCGAAGAGCCCGCTGTTGCCAGCGGTAAAGGCGGTACGCATGGTTATTTCCCCGATTTTCATAATATACAAACAGGTTTTATTGCGGTAGGTAGCGGCATTAAAAAAGGCGCTACTGTGCAGGAGTTTAACCTGCGCGATATAGCCCCCATTGTAGCCAAAGCTTTAGGAATTTCCTTTCCTACGGCACAGGGCAAAGTGCCCGCTGGCATATTTGAGTAGTAATTATGTGTCACTGTTAATGTTTAGGCCAACCATTCCTGGTTGGCCTTTTTGTTGTGTTTGCAGTATATCAATAGCTTTGTGTGAAACCGGGAAATATGTTTACAGGAATTGTTTTGGTAAAAGGTGCTGCTGCGTTGAATGCGGATGGCTTTGTAAAAGACTTTACAGAATGGTCGGCCGCTGCCATGAAAGAACTGGTGCGCGACACCAATACTTTATTATTGAACATAGAAGGCGCTACGGTGGCCATTTCTGCTGTTAACACCCCGGTAGATGCCAAAGAAATCAACGCTGCGGGTCGTAATGCTTACCAGTGGCCTAACGTGGTGCAGCAGGCGCAGAAGCATCAAAGCCAGCTGGTGATTGCCATATCAGAAGAAGAAGCTGATGCGTTGAAACATTATATGATACTGACCGAAGTGGCTGCTTCCTTGCTGCGTACTTCCGAAGGGACGGTGGTATACATGCCCGGGCAATCGTTGCTGATACCCAAAGCCTATTACCTGGAAGAAGCGGAAAGTATGGATGAATATTATTATCCATTGCATTTATGGCTGACTTTTGGCCGGCAGCAGGATGAAAAAGGTAATTCAGGATATACCAGCGGTTTAAAAGAGTTTGGTAAAATGGAGCTGGAAATAAACGATGCTACTGCCAGCCCCGAAGCCATCACTTCTGTTCTGTTTAACATAGCCCACTATATACTGGAAAACGATGTTATGTTTGCCAGTGGCGATACCTGCAGCTTATCGGAAACCGAAGAGGTGGCAATTCAATGCTCACCCGGTAAGCTGGTAAAAGGCATCACCTGCAAGCTGTTATTATAAGCCGGCTTCTTTTAACCAGAAGCCGATATTGTGTACATGGCCTGTTTGTATATTCCAGGTGTAGCGCACTGCATCGGCATTGTTTACTACATATACTTCCCATTCATTGGCCGATAGTTTGGTGGCATAAGCGGCAGAGGAATACATGGCATTGGCCTGTAACCGGTTAATGATTTTTTTAGTATCCATTTCCATATACAGATTGGCGGCATTGCTCAATACAGACGCCCATTGTTTAGGATGATAGGCTATGTTGTTGTAATAAGCCGTGTCTGCATTGTTCAGCAGGTTGTCTTTTTCGGTGATCACCTGCTTAAAACCCTGTAAAGAAGGCTTGCCTTTATCCAGTGTTTGCAACTGCTGTTCACGCACCTGTACAATCAGCTGCTTGTTTTGTGTATTGAATTGTTGTACCAGTTCCCGGCGTTTATATTGCAGTTCGGTATAGCTGGCTTTGGCGTCAGTGTCGGCAGCGTAGCTGTTCCATAACATTTGTGTAATACGCGCGGTTAACTGCTGTTTTTCGGTGGTGGGCTGTGTAATAGATTCCGGCCATTGAAGGGCATGGTATGCGGGATCGTTATAGCGGGTATGGGCTATTTCCGAAATCATACCATTACGCAGGTTAAAGCGAAAGCGCACGGCAAAAGCGTGATCCGCCACATATACTATCCTATCGCTGTCCGAAGCGGGGGCGGCATATACCAGGGAGCCGTATAGTTCCCGCTGGCGGTAAATACGTTGCACTTCTTCTATTGTTAAATTATTCTCCGAAGTGATATAGGGCATCACCATGTTCACCGTAAGCTGTGCGGGACTGAAAAGATCAAACGCCCGCAAAAAAACAATGGACATCAGGTGCATATCGTCTTTGCTCTCCTCCTGGGGTAAAGCAGATTTTTCCCAGGTGAGCTTTTGCAGGGCGGTAGGAGGTACAGCGTATTGTTTCACTTCTTCGCTGCGTATTGCTGCATAATCATTACCGTTTTCGGCCAGGTATTGCGAGTAGGCTATATAAAACGGATGCTTTTTATACAATTGTATGCGGGAGGGGGAAGCGGTGTCGGGAATGCTGTCCATTGCTTGTTGCAGGTTATCCCACTGCGACTGATGTGCAGCCATAAAGGCATCTGCTTTTTCGGTCAGCGCTTTTTCTGTATCCGTTTGGGAGCAGGCAGGGAGCACAATGCCCAGTAATACGGCGGTAAAAAGAATAGCTTTTATCATAGGAATAATGACGGTTTATAAAGGTTTACCAATAATAGCTGTTCGGGTTATTGCGGCAGCCATCCTTTGCAGACAAAAAAAGGGCCAGAAGGCCCTTGATGTTGTTGGTGATATAGCAGCAAATGTTAATTAGGTGTGTTTTTTTGGGGATGCCTGGTGTGCGGCTAACGCCCCTCATTGTTTTTTAAACTGTTTACGGGATTGGCTAAAGCGGCCCGGCACGATTGCACACTTACAGTAATAAAAGCAATGGCAATGGCCGAAATGCCGGCTATGGCAAAAATGCTCCAATCAATACTGGCATGATAGGCAAAGTCGTTCAGCCATTTGCTCATCGCGTACCAGGCCAATGGCACTGCAATAAGCAGGGATAGCAACACCAGCATAATAAATTCACCGGTAAGCAGTTGAATAATACTGGCTAAACTGGCGCCCAATACTTTACGAATACCAATCTCTTTTGTTTTTACTTGTGCCGAGTAAGTGGCCAGTCCCAGCAAACCCAGGCATGAAAGAATAATAGTAATGATGGCAAACAAACGCGAGAGGCCGCCTACTTTTTGTTCGGCATTATAAAGCCTGTTAAAATCTTCATCCATAAAATGAAAATTAAAGGGTACCTGGCTATTGTATTGCTTCCATATTTTTTCGGCTGCGGCTATGGCTTGCGGGGCCTGGGCGTTGTTGGTTTTAATAGCCAGCTGCCAGAAAGCAGAGGGCTGGCAGGTAAATACCAGCGGCTCTATTTGTTTGCGCATAGAAGTGTAATGAAAATCTTTTACCACACCGGTAATAGTGCCTTTTACTTTTCGTATGCGCAGGGGTTTGCCCACGGCATCTTTCATGTTCATGGCCCGTGCAGCGGCTTCGTTGATAATGAAATGGGTGGAGTCGGCAACCGCTCCGGTAAAATTGCTACCCTGGGCCATTTGCATATGAAAGAAGGGGATGGTGGTTTCGTCAATATTCACCGGGTGAATATACAGGGTACTATTGGCGGGTTTGCCCTCCCACTCGTTATCGCCTGTCCAGCCTTCATAACTGATAAAGTCGGCATCGGTGCGGGTAACACCCAGCACACCAGGTTGCTGCAGTAGCTGAGCCTTCACTGTTTCGTAATGGGCGGGTATGTTATCGCGCATAGGAAAGCGGATAATGTTCTCTTTGTTATACCCGAGGTCCCGGCTGTAAATATAATGTAGCTGTTTACCTATTACCAGGGTGGAGATAATGAGGATAACAGACACAGAAAACTGCATCACTACCAGCGTGCGGCGGAAAGCTACATTGCCAATACCTGCTGCCAGCTTGCCTTGTAAGGCTTGTATAGGCTGAAAGGAAGAGAGGAGTAATGCAGGGTATATACCGGCGCTAACCAGGGTGCCCAGTAAAGCCGCACTAATGGTAAGCCATACCTGTTTGTTGGATAAGGATAAACTAAGTTGCTTACCTGCCAGGTTATTATACAGTGGCAACAATAAAAACATCAGCACTATGGCTAGTAGTGTGGCCAAAACAAACAACAGCGTCACCTCTGCCAGAAATTGTATAAACAGTTGCCATCTGTTGGCGCCTATTATTTTACGAAGGCTCACTTCCCGTGCACGCAGCATGGCGCGGGCGGTGCTAAGGTTAATGTAGTTGATGCAGGCTACCAGTAGTATTAATAAGGCCACCACCGAAAAAATACGCACGGTTTTAATGCCGGCGTTATTGCCATCGGCAGTGTATAAGTGCATTTTAGCAATCGGCTGTACCAGGTAGGGTACAGGCGCATCGTCCGGCTTATTGCGTTCATGAATTTGTTGCAGCTTTTTTTCCAGTGCAGTAATATCCGTTTCAGGCTTTAGCAGCAGGTAAGTGGCAAAGTTGAAACTATGCCAGTCGGCATCCATACTGGCAATGCGGGTGGTGTTGTTGTAGCTGGTATGCCCTTCCTGGTAGGCCAGCCGGTTAAAGCGGGAAAGGGGTAATACTACATCGTAATGTATATCGGAATTACCAGGCATATCATTGATCACACCACTGACATGAAAACTTTCATTTTTACCTACAATCACCATTTTGCCTATCGGGTTTTCCTTTCCAAAATATCGGTTGGCCACGGAGCGGCTAATGACAATAGATGCATCATCTGTAAACGGTTGCCTGGGGTTGCCTGCTATTAAAGGAAAGTCGAACACGCTAAACAGGGTAGGGTCGGCAAAAGCTACATCGTTTTCTAAAAAAGATTTGTCTTTATATATAAAAGGGGTGTTACCAACGGGCATAATACGAACAGCGTTGCGCACTTCGGGCAGCTCGTTTTTAGCAAACGTGGCAGCGGGGGCTATAATATAATTGAATAGCTGCGGTGTAGTAATGCCGCCGCCGTTAATGCTGATGCGGTATATATTGCGTTGCTGTTTATGAAAGGTATTAAAGCTGTATTCATCCTGCACCCATAGCAGTATAAACAACCCGGCCACCAGCCCGGTGGTAAGGCCGGTAATATTAATAAAAGAGTAAAATTTATTATTCCGGATGTTGCGCAGCGTGGCTATAAAGTAACTTTTAAACATAGTAGGTGCGTTTAGCAGTGTTATGTGTTACTGTAGGATACCAATGAATATACCAGCCTTGTAAAGTATTATTTGTCAGCAGGTTAGTGTGTGGTAATGGTTGTCTATCGTACTATTGTGTAACGTTTCTGTGTTCGCTTTTGATACAAAAACGAACACAGAAACGACCTGTTATTTCAGCAGGCTTTCCACTTCCAGCATCAGGCGCTCAATTTTTTGCGTGTTGCGAAAGGTGGATAATAACAGGCTTTTGGTTTTGTCAGATCCTGCTTCTTTCTGGAAATAAAGTATAACATCCGTGCCCTGGTAAATGCCATTGTAGCTTTTACGTACGGTTTGAAAATTGATGTATTGTTCAAATCCCAGCTTCATACTATTGATGCCTATGGGGCTTTTTCTTTCTACTGTGCGGGTGGTGGTGTTAAAGGTAACTGTGGTAAAAGCAGCTGCAATAACCAGCAGGCCCAGGATAACCGGCCCGAAAGTAACAAGGGCTTTGCCTATCGGGTTCAGGTCTTTTACAAAGCCAGCACCGGTGAATGCATACATGCCTATTGCTACAAACACTAAGCCCAGCAACGCTACGCGGGCTTTGTTTATTTTTAGTTTATATAGGCCTCCTTCTTCTATGGTAAAATACTGGTAGTCGGTAATGGTGGTTGTTTGCGCTGCCGGTAAGGGATCAGCAGCGTCCAGGTAGGAGTGGATTAACGGAATTACTTCACTGCTAAAAGCCACTGCATTTTTATCGCTATCCTTGCTATAGCCGGAAGAGATAGCAGTGCCCCGGCCAAACTTATTGCTTTTGCTAAAGATGCGGTAGTTATAGCCACCTGCACTTTTGGTTACAATGTTTACGGCATGCAGCTTTTCAAAAGCAATGGATGTAACAGGAATAAAGCCCAGCCACATTTTGCGCATGGTGCTGGTGTTGCGGTTAAATTCAATGTAGGTAAAACCGCCCATAATAAACACCACCACAATCAACGCCAGAAACAGGGCAAAGGTGCCGGAGCCTATGGGGTTTTGCTGTCCAATGCCGCGGTACGCAATAAAAATGCCTGCATACACCAGTGCCAGCAGGCCGCCTAAAATAAAGAATAGTCCATTCGGGTGAATTACAATACGATCCGGTTCAATTTTCCATCGGGTCTTTGTCAGTGCCATAGATACAAATTAAAAATAAAAGATAAAGGGATATTACGTGTGTGTAATGTATGTTATACCAGCATAAAGGCGGCATCGGGTTCTTTGCCTTCGCCTAACAGGTATATGTTATTAAGAGTGGTTTCGGCTATTTGGGTAAGCGCTTCTTCTGTAAAAAATGCCTGGTGGCCGGTAACCAGCACATTAGGAAAGCTCATTAAACGCTGTATGGTATCATCTTCAATAATGCTGCCGGAGAGATCTTTAAAAAACAACTTTTCTTCCTGCTCATACACATCAATGCCCAGATAGGCCAGCTTGCCTGTTTTCAGTGCCTGTATAACATCGCTGGTGTTAATAAGGCCGCCGCGGCTGGTGTTGATCAATGTAGCGCCCTGCTTCATCAACTGTAGCGATTGCTCGTTCACCAGGTGTTTGTTATCGGCACTAAGCGGGCAGTGCAGGGATATAATATCCGATTGCTGCAACACTTGTTCCAATGGGCAATATTCCACACCGGTATTACTTAATTCAGCATCCGGATACAGGTCGTAAGCAAGTACCTTGCAGCCAAAGCCCAGCATTATTTTGCAAAAGGCTTTACCTATTTTACCCGTGC encodes the following:
- a CDS encoding DUF4261 domain-containing protein, whose translation is MFTGIVLVKGAAALNADGFVKDFTEWSAAAMKELVRDTNTLLLNIEGATVAISAVNTPVDAKEINAAGRNAYQWPNVVQQAQKHQSQLVIAISEEEADALKHYMILTEVAASLLRTSEGTVVYMPGQSLLIPKAYYLEEAESMDEYYYPLHLWLTFGRQQDEKGNSGYTSGLKEFGKMELEINDATASPEAITSVLFNIAHYILENDVMFASGDTCSLSETEEVAIQCSPGKLVKGITCKLLL
- a CDS encoding 2-hydroxyacid dehydrogenase, with amino-acid sequence MKILFFSAKPYDKVFFNKHNTHSLQLDFLETHLGPHIVNAVDAGTEAVCVFVNDKLTPEVLEVLAGKGVKIIALRCAGFNNVHLETAKKLGMRVCRVPAYSPEAVAEHAVAMLLTLNRKTHKAYNRVREQNFSLTGLLGFNLFHKTVGVIGTGKIGKAFCKIMLGFGCKVLAYDLYPDAELSNTGVEYCPLEQVLQQSDIISLHCPLSADNKHLVNEQSLQLMKQGATLINTSRGGLINTSDVIQALKTGKLAYLGIDVYEQEEKLFFKDLSGSIIEDDTIQRLMSFPNVLVTGHQAFFTEEALTQIAETTLNNIYLLGEGKEPDAAFMLV
- a CDS encoding alkaline phosphatase family protein, whose product is MKKNVLTALALLLGCGAFAQSRIKHVVLITVDGFRPDFYQQAKWEAPNLKQLVKEGVQANGVNSVFPSMTYPSHTAIVTGVQPITHGIYYNDRFDPTGKGSVGNYWQDSSIHVPTLWSVLHGKGMKVASLYWPVSAGAPVDYNIPDIGGRGVAVRDENSIPVNFAQEMHQTLAGKGHSGDVHTADIAAYLIEKEAPALITMHLFAVDHAEHVTGREGEMVHEAIAEADEAVGIVKAALQKKGIWDSTLLIVTGDHGFVDVHTTFNPNNCLQQAGLLNNREKGDWKAQFNYSGGSAWLYLKDANDKASLAAATKALKALPDSVQRYFRIIDRKQLDKIGANPQVVLALTAENNAAFGGKPEEPAVASGKGGTHGYFPDFHNIQTGFIAVGSGIKKGATVQEFNLRDIAPIVAKALGISFPTAQGKVPAGIFE
- a CDS encoding ABC transporter permease, with the translated sequence MFKSYFIATLRNIRNNKFYSFINITGLTTGLVAGLFILLWVQDEYSFNTFHKQQRNIYRISINGGGITTPQLFNYIIAPAATFAKNELPEVRNAVRIMPVGNTPFIYKDKSFLENDVAFADPTLFSVFDFPLIAGNPRQPFTDDASIVISRSVANRYFGKENPIGKMVIVGKNESFHVSGVINDMPGNSDIHYDVVLPLSRFNRLAYQEGHTSYNNTTRIASMDADWHSFNFATYLLLKPETDITALEKKLQQIHERNKPDDAPVPYLVQPIAKMHLYTADGNNAGIKTVRIFSVVALLILLVACINYINLSTARAMLRAREVSLRKIIGANRWQLFIQFLAEVTLLFVLATLLAIVLMFLLLPLYNNLAGKQLSLSLSNKQVWLTISAALLGTLVSAGIYPALLLSSFQPIQALQGKLAAGIGNVAFRRTLVVMQFSVSVILIISTLVIGKQLHYIYSRDLGYNKENIIRFPMRDNIPAHYETVKAQLLQQPGVLGVTRTDADFISYEGWTGDNEWEGKPANSTLYIHPVNIDETTIPFFHMQMAQGSNFTGAVADSTHFIINEAAARAMNMKDAVGKPLRIRKVKGTITGVVKDFHYTSMRKQIEPLVFTCQPSAFWQLAIKTNNAQAPQAIAAAEKIWKQYNSQVPFNFHFMDEDFNRLYNAEQKVGGLSRLFAIITIILSCLGLLGLATYSAQVKTKEIGIRKVLGASLASIIQLLTGEFIMLVLLSLLIAVPLAWYAMSKWLNDFAYHASIDWSIFAIAGISAIAIAFITVSVQSCRAALANPVNSLKNNEGR